The DNA sequence ACCTATTTTGGAATAATATATTTTTATTATCTATTATTTATTTTTCCAAGTATTGCTGAATTGATCGTTTAATATATTTTCCTAAAATATCAAATTCTAAATTTACAATATCACCAATTTTCAATTGGTGGAAATTGGTGGTTTCATAAGTATAAGGAAGAATAGAAACGTTAAAAATATATTGATTTTTACATGTTATTATAGTAAGGCTTACTCCATTAATAGCAATAGAACCTTTTTTTACAATTTTATCATTTAATTTTTTTTTAGACTTAAAAAAAAACAACCAACTTCCATTTCTATTTTCAATCTTAATAATTATAGCAATTGTATCTACATGTCCTTGGACTATATGTCCATCTAATCTTTCATGTAATTTTATTCCTCTTTCTAAATTAACTTCATCTTGAATTTTTAAAAAATTTAAATTAGTACATAATAAAGTTTCTTCAGAAGCTATGACTGAATAAGTTTTTTTATTAATGTTTATGATACTTAAACATATTCCATTATGACAAATACTTTGATTGACTTGAATTTCATTATTTTTTGA is a window from the Blattabacterium cuenoti STAT genome containing:
- a CDS encoding riboflavin synthase, with the translated sequence MFTGIIECTTKVHRLIYEKNNLRITFNNPFSKNNEIQVNQSICHNGICLSIININKKTYSVIASEETLLCTNLNFLKIQDEVNLERGIKLHERLDGHIVQGHVDTIAIIIKIENRNGSWLFFFKSKKKLNDKIVKKGSIAINGVSLTIITCKNQYIFNVSILPYTYETTNFHQLKIGDIVNLEFDILGKYIKRSIQQYLEK